A genomic segment from Gammaproteobacteria bacterium encodes:
- a CDS encoding 4-oxalocrotonate tautomerase family protein, with protein MPYVNIKITDEQVTPQQKAELIQGVTQLLVDVLNKNPATTVVVIDEINTDNWGIGGKVVTDLRRAAAD; from the coding sequence ATGCCTTACGTAAATATTAAAATTACTGACGAACAAGTTACACCGCAGCAAAAAGCTGAACTAATCCAAGGGGTGACTCAGCTGTTAGTTGATGTCTTGAATAAAAACCCAGCGACTACAGTTGTCGTCATCGATGAAATCAATACCGATAACTGGGGAATAGGCGGCAAAGTTGTAACCGACCTTAGGCGCGCAGCTGCCGATTAG